CTGATGGTGAAGAGGTAGTACTTGCCGTCTTTCTGGTAAATCTGCGGACGTTCGGTTTGGTCGGTCACACAGTTTGCTGAGAGGATCGGTGGCAGGAATTCCCACTCAGTTAGGTCGGCATTCTTTGCCTTCGCCAGACCGATGTTGCCGATCTGGTAAGTTGCACCCGAGCTGTTCACCTGTGGGACTGTTTCGGTATAAGGATCACCCTCTTGGTAGCCGAGATCATCCGCAGTGCATTTGGCAGATGATCGCTGCATAGCTGAGTTACCTTCGAAGACCATATAGGTTTCACCCGGGTGAGCCGGATCTTTGAAGGTGAATGGGTCGCGGAAGTTGAAATACGGGTTCTGCTCTGCAGTCTGATAGTAAGTACCGTCAGCCTTCAAAAGAGGAATGACCTTGTCAAAGCCAGTGAACTTCACGCCGTTCTTGTTAGCGTGCACATGGCCTACGCTGAGCGCAATCCGTGGGTCGTAAGGCTTGATATCATTGCCCTTGGCGTCACGATAGAAGGCAACGTCTGTGAAGAAAAGCTTGATCTCTCCACCAGGGAAGATACGAGCTGAGCCCGACCATTGTGTTTGGTGGCTGTATGATTGATCTTCGAAGATTTTGCCTGTGACGCCTTCAGGGAAGACTAGACCACCATAGGTCCAACCCCCGTTTTTTGGCCGCTGATCAGCGGGAATGCCAGCTGGACGGTAAGAAGTAGCCGATCTTTGCAAACACGTGACGGTCGTCAAAACCAAGACTCCGGTCAGCAACAAGAGAGAAGATGATTTCCTGTCCGTTGACACTGTATTGTTTTCCGTCAGCATCAGTCAGAGGCCAGGAGTCCCACACCCATACTTGATCATTCGACATGTCAGGGAAGTCTTGAGGGATGCTTGGCATCGTGTATTCCTCTGGCATGGAGTTCTCACGTGAGCCAGCCATTGGATTAGACATACGCTTGATCTGGCGGGCATCAGCTCGGGTCCACTTCGCGGTAAAGTTGTCCTCTGGCGCATATGCCTGCTGAGTGTGAATGGTCGGCTCAGGGCCTGGTTGTAGTAACGGTGCGGCAACAGCTACCGAAGTGAAACCCGCTGTTGTTATTCCCATGCACAGTCCCAGCATTGAAATTGCTGGAGTAGTATTTTTAATTCGCATCTTAATTACCTCTGCTAATTGAATCATATTCTCAATTTCTCCGACGAGGTTGTCCGCAGCCTTGTCTGAAATCATTTTTTCCCTGCCGCGTAATCAAACATAGCGATGCCATAACACTGTGTTGCATGGTGTCATCACATCAAAACGCCAGAGCAAAAATGCAATATCAAGAAGCGAACACGTAAGACGTGCAAGCATTCAAAACTGGCGGTCCCGCTATCATAGGAAAATTCCATTAGACCGGAGACTTTGCGTCGCCACCTTTCGATGGGTTTGCCTTTTTCAGTTAGGTAACAGCTCAAAGAGAGAGTTAGGTAACCTAGCGGGAATGACAATCGTTCCATTGCCATAGCGCCGGGAGAAATTAACACAACAAAAATTAGGGGCTGTTGATCTTTCGAGGCGAATTATTGAGCGGCATGGCGAATTGATATAATCACTTTCGCCAAAAAACAATCCACACCAAATCACCATGCCTCGAATAATGCTAACAGATGAATACTGGTTAAAGCTATCC
This DNA window, taken from uncultured Tolumonas sp., encodes the following:
- a CDS encoding glycoside hydrolase family 68 protein, coding for MTTVTCLQRSATSYRPAGIPADQRPKNGGWTYGGLVFPEGVTGKIFEDQSYSHQTQWSGSARIFPGGEIKLFFTDVAFYRDAKGNDIKPYDPRIALSVGHVHANKNGVKFTGFDKVIPLLKADGTYYQTAEQNPYFNFRDPFTFKDPAHPGETYMVFEGNSAMQRSSAKCTADDLGYQEGDPYTETVPQVNSSGATYQIGNIGLAKAKNADLTEWEFLPPILSANCVTDQTERPQIYQKDGKYYLFTISHSTTYAAGITGPEGVYGFVGDGIRSDYQPMNMGSGLVLGNPTNLNYYPGTPFDPDYNQPAGHFQSYSHYVMPGGLVQSFIDTIGVKENFRRGGTLAPTVKININGNSSEVDHTYGINGDGLGGWADISANINVNPSGINTQPLK
- a CDS encoding glycoside hydrolase family 68 protein, which gives rise to MISDKAADNLVGEIENMIQLAEVIKMRIKNTTPAISMLGLCMGITTAGFTSVAVAAPLLQPGPEPTIHTQQAYAPEDNFTAKWTRADARQIKRMSNPMAGSRENSMPEEYTMPSIPQDFPDMSNDQVWVWDSWPLTDADGKQYSVNGQEIIFSLVADRSLGFDDRHVFAKIGYFLPSSWHSR